Genomic window (Trueperaceae bacterium):
TAGGAGAGGCGCGCGGCGTCGTAGAGGGAAGCGTGGTTCTCGCGGTCGTAGTAGAGGATGTCGTGACGGCCAGCGAGCGCCGCTACGACCGACAGGCAGCCGAGGAAGCCGGCGCTGAACGTGAGGGCCGCCTCCTTGCGCAGGAAGCCGGCGAGGCGCGCCTCGAGCTCCTCGTGCAGGGTGAGGGTGCCGGTCAGGAAGCGCGAGCCGGTGCAGCTGGTGCCGAAGTCGTCGAGCGCGCGGCGGGCCGCCTCCTTGAGGCGCGGGTCCTGCGTCAGCCCGAGGTAGTCGTTCGAGCCAGTGATGATCATCTCGCGGCCGGCCACGCTCACGGTGCCGCCGTGCTGCGCCGCGATCGGCTTGAAGTACGGGTGCATGCCCGCGGCCGCGGCCTCGTCGGCCCGACGGAACTGGAAAGCCTTGGCGAAAGCGTCCTGCGCCTTCGCTACCGGCGCATCGACACTCTCGTTACGCGCTACCTCTGACAAGGGTCCCTCCATGGACGGCCGTGGGTGCGCGCATGGTAACACCGCGGCGGGCGCGCGCACCCGCAGTGGCGCCCACGCCAGCCTATAGCCGCCGAGGCCCCTTGGCAAGGCAGGCGGCGGCCCGGCGACCCTCGGCTGTGAACCAACCGTCACCCACCGCGGCGCCGGGCAGTTGGTAGAATCTGCGCGTGCTCAAGGCGCGACTCGTACGCCACGCCTCCGTTCCGCGGCGCGTAAGGCGCCCGAAGGGGTGACCTCCTTGCACCCGACCCTGTCTCCGGTCCGGACGCGGGCGGCGTCCGTGGCCGACGCGTCGCTCGTGCACGAACTCTACGCAGCGACCCCGGAGTACTTCGACATCATCTCGATCCCGGTGCCCACCGTCGCCGAGGTGAGCACCGACCTCGCCACCGCCGGCGCCGACCCGCGCCGCTTCGTCGAGCTGGTGCTCCTCGAGCCGGAGGCCGCCGGCCCGGGTTGCGACCTCGACCCCCACACCGGCGCGGCCGTGGTCGGCTACCTCGACTACAAGCTCGACTACCCGGCCGAGGGGGACGCCACGGTGAACCTCCTGCTGGTGCGGGCCGGCCTCCAGAGCCGCGGCGTGGGAAGCGCCTGCGTCCGGGACCTCGAAGGTCGGTTGCGCGGCCGCAGCGCGCGTCTCCTGGCCAGCATCTACGGCGAGAACCCACGAGCCAGGCGGTTCTGGGAGGGCCTCGGCTACCGCTTCGCGATAGACGCCCGCCCCCTGCTCGAGTGGTTCGCGAAGAGCCTGGCGTGAGGGGGTGAGCGGCCCCGACCTGAGCGTCGTCAGCGTCTCGTTGGGCTCCGCCACCCGCGACGCCGATCAGACGGTCGAGATCATGGGGCGGCGCGTTCACGTGCGGCGCGTCGGAACGGGTGGCGACCTGGCGAGGGCCGAGCGCCTCATCGGGGAACTGGACGGCACGGTGGACGCCATCGGCCTGGGCGGCATCGACCTCTACTTCGCCATCGGCGACAGGCGTTATTACGTGCGCGACGCGCTGCGACTGGCCCGGGCCGCCAAGTCCACGCCGGTGGTGTGCGGCGCGGGGCTCAAGAACACCCTGGAACGCGCCGCCATCCGTGCGCTGCGCCCCGAGCTCGACTGGCCGAGCCGCAAGGTCCTGATGGTCTCGGCCGTCGACCGCTTCGGCATGGCCGAGGAGCTGGCCGCGCAGGGCGCCGACGTGTTCTACGGCGACGTCGTCTTCGCGCTCGGGCTGCCCGTCCCCGTCCGCACCCTGCCAGGGTTGGTGCGGCTTGCCAGGACGCTACTGCCGGTTGTGACGCGGGTGCCGTTCAAGTGGCTCTACCCCACGGGCAGCGCCCAGGAGCGGCCGCCCAGCGACAAGTTCGCGCGCTACTACGACTGGGCCGAGGTGCTGGCCGGCGACTGGCACTTCATCAAGCGGTACGCGCCGCCCTCGCTGGCAGGCAAGACCATCCTCACGAACACGACCACGCTGGCCGACGTCGCCTTCCTGCGCGAGCGCGGCGCGGCGGCCCTCGTCACGACCACTCCGCGCTTCGACGGGCGGAGCGTCGGCACGAACCTCCTCGAGGCCGCGTTCGTGGCCATGGACGGCGCCACCGGCGAGCTCCCCGCGGGGCGGTACCAGCAGCTCATCGACGAGGCCGGCCTGACGCCCACGCGAGTGGACATCGGCTAGCCGCCCGGCGCCCGCTCCGCCGGGGGTCTTGGGCCCAGGTGGTAGAGTGAGCAGTCTTGAAGCCGCCGCGCAGCACGGGAGTTCGCGCCTGCCTTGCCCGAGTGCGCGGTGCGGCGAGTCGAAGGAGTCTAGATGATCAGCGTGACCGACTTGAGGAACGGCACCAAGGTCGAGATGGACGGCGGCCTCTGGGAGTGCGTCGACTACCAGCATCAGAAGATCGGGCGTGGTGGCGCCAAGATGGTCGCCAAGTTCCGGAACCTCGAGACCGGCTCCATCGTCGAGCGGTCGTTCAACGCCACCGAGAAGCTGCAGGACATCTTCATCGAGTACCGGGAGATGAGCTTCCTGTACGCCGACGGGGACCACTTCACCTTCATGGACCTGGAGACCTTCGACCAGCCGGTCCTGACGCGCGATCAGATAGGGGACGGCGCCCGCTTCCTGAAGGAGAACACCCAGGTGACCGTCGACTACTACGGCGGCAAGCCGCTCAAGGTCACGCTGCCGAACGTGGTGGCGCTCGAGATCGTGCAGACGGACCCCGGCGTCCGGGGTGACACGGTGTCGGGCGGCACGAAGCCCGCGAAGCTCGAATCCGGCGCGACAGTGAACGTCCCGCTGTTCATCGATCAGGGTGAGGTCATCCGCGTCGACACCCGCTCCGGCGACTACCTGGGGCGTGCGTGATGGACGTCAAGGAGATAAGGCGCCTGCTCGAAGCCTTGGCGGCCAGCGACGTGCGCGAGTTCAGCTACGACACGGGCGATTACAAGTTGAACGTCAAGCGCGGCGCCGAGCCCGTGACGGCGGTCGCGTACGCGCCCGT
Coding sequences:
- a CDS encoding quinate 5-dehydrogenase, which codes for MSVVSVSLGSATRDADQTVEIMGRRVHVRRVGTGGDLARAERLIGELDGTVDAIGLGGIDLYFAIGDRRYYVRDALRLARAAKSTPVVCGAGLKNTLERAAIRALRPELDWPSRKVLMVSAVDRFGMAEELAAQGADVFYGDVVFALGLPVPVRTLPGLVRLARTLLPVVTRVPFKWLYPTGSAQERPPSDKFARYYDWAEVLAGDWHFIKRYAPPSLAGKTILTNTTTLADVAFLRERGAAALVTTTPRFDGRSVGTNLLEAAFVAMDGATGELPAGRYQQLIDEAGLTPTRVDIG
- a CDS encoding GNAT family N-acetyltransferase, whose translation is MSPVRTRAASVADASLVHELYAATPEYFDIISIPVPTVAEVSTDLATAGADPRRFVELVLLEPEAAGPGCDLDPHTGAAVVGYLDYKLDYPAEGDATVNLLLVRAGLQSRGVGSACVRDLEGRLRGRSARLLASIYGENPRARRFWEGLGYRFAIDARPLLEWFAKSLA
- the efp gene encoding elongation factor P produces the protein MISVTDLRNGTKVEMDGGLWECVDYQHQKIGRGGAKMVAKFRNLETGSIVERSFNATEKLQDIFIEYREMSFLYADGDHFTFMDLETFDQPVLTRDQIGDGARFLKENTQVTVDYYGGKPLKVTLPNVVALEIVQTDPGVRGDTVSGGTKPAKLESGATVNVPLFIDQGEVIRVDTRSGDYLGRA